DNA sequence from the Manihot esculenta cultivar AM560-2 chromosome 11, M.esculenta_v8, whole genome shotgun sequence genome:
ATCAAGGGCTCTTGGTGACCTGACGGGAATCAAGAAGcattttttcagaaaacatgGTGAGAAGAAGTGGAAATGTGACAAGTGCTCAAAGAGGTACGCGGTTCAATCAGACTGGAAGGCTCACTCCAAGACCTGTGGCACAAAGGAATACAGATGTGACTGTGGAACCCTTTTCTCAAGGTAATCAATCTCATACATATCCTATTATGAAATCTATGCCTTGATTAAGCGTCCCTTCATCAATAGTCACAGCAACTATTTAAAATAGCAAGAGATATATATGAACTAACAAAACAAAAAGAACTGGCATATTAAATGCTTCCTTTTTTCAAATCCCAAATATTTGCAGACCTAATTGGCattattctttttatatatatacacatactatgagagagagagagagacagagaggtGCCTTGGTatggaaaattttaatttcaggaGCTTAGCTGACAATCTGTCCCTAGTTCccagagtaaaaaaaaaaaaaaaaggagaaatttctgcagagagagagagagagagagagagagagagagagagtgtcaagtaCTGCAGGAATTATTATCATGAGGCATTTGTGACAGGTTTGCTTTTGTTTTCTTGTGGTGTGAGTTTTTTGTTTTCTGTGCTATGTatgaatattaatatatatatatatatatatattttttttcaggaGAGACAGTTTCATCACCCACAGAGCTTTCTGTGATGCTTTAGCAGAGGAGAGTGTAAGGGATATCACAGGCGCACAAAACTCAGTACTTCACTACTCTCAGCCAGCTCCAGGTTCTTCAACAACTCATAATATAAATCTCCAAATTCCCCATTTCAATACTACCACTACTCAAGACTTGCTTGCATTTTCACTTAAGAAAGAGCAACAAAGTTTCAGTCTAAGGCCTGAGTTACCACCATGGCTAGCTTGCCCGCCAGGACCAGGGGCTGGGGCTGGGGCTGTTCCTGGTCCTAGCCCACCATATCATAGGCAGATATCCGTTGATCATCTCTCCTCCTCATCAGCTTCGATCTTTACCCATCACCAAGAGTTATGCCCAAACCCTAACCCTAGTCTTGAACCCACTCTACCCCGTTATCGGACAGCTCCATCCCCACACATGTCAGCTACTGCATTGCTGCAAAAAGCAACTCAGATGGGTGCAACCATGAGCGGCAAAACTAACTGCTTGATGAGACCCCACCACCACCAAGAACAAGCTCACGTGTCTTCCAATTCTAGTAACAACAGTGCAAACACAACTGGTTTTGGTCTGAATTTGTCCTTGCATGAAGAGCTGTCTGGTGGTTGGTCATTTGTTGATGGCCTGCAGGCTTCTTTTGGGAATAAAGCTGGAGTTGCTGTTCCTTCTGGTAATACCACAGCTGGTTCTAGTAGTGCGCCCTCAGGTGCCCTTCTTCAAGAAATGATGAATTCtctatcttcttcttctgggTTTGAAGGGAATAGCTCTTTCGAAGATCCATTTGTTAGCGGAGTTTTGAATGATAAGAAAGGTAGGAACTTCCATGACTCTATATCAAAAGCAACAACAAATGAAAATGGCGGTGGCACCACTGGCGAGGGTTTGACTAGAGATTTCTTGGGTCTTAGAGCTTTCTCTCACAGTGATATACTGAGTATGGCCGGTCTTGGCAATTGCGTGAACTCTGCTCATGAGCAACAGAATAGTCAATCATGCAGCCATTCATGAAAAAATAACACTAGGGAGAAGGCCAAGCATAGATTAAAAGTCAAACTTCTGTCTTTTTGGATAGTCGAGATGAAATTATATAGTAACGTTGTATTTGtagttttttaaatgaaaattttctaaGTTCACTCTATCCAAATGCAACCCATCAATAGaatatgattaaaaataataatttttaatcataaaagagtttacatttaataattaataaaatattacgtTTAAATGTTAATGTAATTcaataaatttgagaggtttcatattttatttttttaatttttatttttattttaaaataaaattaatagaatgtggcaccacttaaaattattaagacAATTAATCATGTACAAAAATTGCATGGACTAGGATGCTCTCAAATCACTCATAAgaaatatgttttttttctaaatttttttgagtaaataaaaaatttccacTGAATAAATATACTAAAGGGATAATTAAGTAGGTAAAACTGATGAAGTTGGTGCACAGAGGATGATGGTGCAAAAAGCATTGGATTctccaaggaaaaaaaaaaaaagtgaatatgGATGTGGGTGTTTATTCAGAAAATGGGAAGTGGGATTCAATCCCGAGGGATGATTTGCTTTGATCATTACATTGGCCTGTGAAACTTGTACTTTCTTTTTTCACCTAATTTTACATCATTTCATTCCTCACTTCTCAACGGCTATTTTGCTATATGGATTTTGGTCCAAAAATgaaaattctcttttttttcttttttttttttaaaaatacacattattaagaaaaattttaaaattttaatgtttttaactaatatatttattttagtgTTATTACAGCGAAAAACCAAGCCAGTTGAAgcccatacattagggccagaAGCTCGACCTGGTTGGAAGAGCACGTACCAACAaaaccaaacaaccaaagtccGCATAACACTTCAGCAGCTCCAACTTAATAAAGAAAGTGATAGAATAAGATTTTCTTAAATAATtctttatgatttaatttttttttaaattgtgattcaagaaaattatttttttaaaactgaaaatttaaaatatcatgtGAGACGTGTATTTTGGAGATTTGATGTAGATTTATAGTTTTTTAGgaattttctcttcttttttcgtGGTAACTCGTCATGCGATTGCTGATTGCTATGTTGTAAATTGAAAGGGTTGTGTTGATTAGGGTTAGGGTTCAGCTGtttgttaatatattaaaattatctgTAATTACTAAAAAAGGATATTAAAATCTAGGAGGAAAACCGCCAAAATTTGCCAGTTAGCAAACGATAAAACGTTTCTATTATTCGCAAGACATGGAGAAACGTTTCTTCGGATACGTGGTCTTAAAAACGTTTCTATGACCTACTAACACTGTTGACTTTACCAGAAGAGGGAGCTGTTAGCTACAGTAAGCAAGCAACGCTGGTTGTGATGACCTCTATAAAGGGAATTTGATCAGAATCGATGATCAGACCTAACAGTGCTTCTAATCTAAGCTCCAAATTCACTATAACAATGGCGAGAAAGGGAGGCCCCAAAATCACGctgtttcttcttttcatctcaATCATAGCATTTGGAGTGTTCGTTCCAGTCTTCGCTCCTCTCCCTTCTCTCTCCTCTTCCTCTCACTCTCATCGTCACAGGAAGGTCTTCACAGTAATTCTCTCTCTCGCTCTCAGAAATGCTTGATCACAGTGGATTTTCTTTTACTCATTTTCTCCAAGTGTTAAG
Encoded proteins:
- the LOC110626883 gene encoding protein indeterminate-domain 7 encodes the protein MEMIKGLMFHQQQQPQEENMSNLTSASGEASVSSGNRNENYHPPQQYFAPPAAPQTQPVKKKRNLPGNPDPDAEVIALSPKTLTATNRFLCEICHKGFQRDQNLQLHRRGHNLPWKLKQRTSKEVRKKVYICPESSCVHHDPSRALGDLTGIKKHFFRKHGEKKWKCDKCSKRYAVQSDWKAHSKTCGTKEYRCDCGTLFSRRDSFITHRAFCDALAEESVRDITGAQNSVLHYSQPAPGSSTTHNINLQIPHFNTTTTQDLLAFSLKKEQQSFSLRPELPPWLACPPGPGAGAGAVPGPSPPYHRQISVDHLSSSSASIFTHHQELCPNPNPSLEPTLPRYRTAPSPHMSATALLQKATQMGATMSGKTNCLMRPHHHQEQAHVSSNSSNNSANTTGFGLNLSLHEELSGGWSFVDGLQASFGNKAGVAVPSGNTTAGSSSAPSGALLQEMMNSLSSSSGFEGNSSFEDPFVSGVLNDKKGRNFHDSISKATTNENGGGTTGEGLTRDFLGLRAFSHSDILSMAGLGNCVNSAHEQQNSQSCSHS